The following nucleotide sequence is from Anaeromicrobium sediminis.
TACCACATATTTTTTTTTCAGCTCCCCCTAATAACTCAGTAACTTCATTAAACTCTAATATGTCTACTTTAGGAACCTTCATATCTATTCTTTTATTTAACATAGTGGCTAAGGCTGTAGTTGCATTTCCTGCTCCTATATTTCCTATCTCCTTTAAAACATCCATTTGTTCATTATTTATTTCATCTAAAGTTATTTTCATAATTATCTTTCTCTCCTTAAATAAAATACTTAACTTTGTAAAATCCCTTCTATGTCCAATAATATTATGATTCTGTCTTTGTCTTTCCCAATGCCCTTAATGTTTTTTTCTGATATATTCTCACTTACCTTTGGTGCATCTTCTAATTGTATTTCATCTAAACTTATTACTTCTGAAGAAGAATCTACAAGTAATCCTACAATAATTTCATCACATTTGGTTATAATTATCCTACTTTCACTAGTTACTTGAACATTTTCTAGATTTAATCTGGTTCTTAGATTTATTACTGGAATTATTTCTCCTCTTAAGTTTATTACTCCCTCCACATAAGCTGGCGAATGGGGAACTCTAGTAATATCTATGACCTTCTCTATAGTTTGTACATTATGAATATCAATTCCATAATATTCTTTTCCCAATTTAAATAATACATATTGATTTTCTAGTAATTGCACATTTTCACTCATGTATATCTACTCCTTTAACTTATAGTAATGAATTAGTATCAACAATCAGCGCTACTTGACCATTACCTAAAATAGTAGCTCCAGCTATAATATTAATTCCTGCTAAAAACTTCCCTAATGACTTTATAACAATTTCTTGTTGGCCAATAAGACCATCTACAATAAATCCAGCCACTTGTTCTCCCTTTTTAACCACAACTACAATTAAATCTTCCTTATTTTCTTCATTTGTACTTACATCTAATATTTTTTCCATTCTTAAAAG
It contains:
- a CDS encoding chemotaxis protein CheW, yielding MSENVQLLENQYVLFKLGKEYYGIDIHNVQTIEKVIDITRVPHSPAYVEGVINLRGEIIPVINLRTRLNLENVQVTSESRIIITKCDEIIVGLLVDSSSEVISLDEIQLEDAPKVSENISEKNIKGIGKDKDRIIILLDIEGILQS